The sequence TTCACAACATacacaaaaaagataaataacatttttctaGTCAATGATCCCTCTAAAAGGTTAACCCTCTATAATCACGTTTTTTATGTATGTTGTGAACAGATacacttcaaattaatttttttttttgatatttttatattattttaatgtactaatatcaaaaataatttttaaaaaaatatatattattttaatatattttttaaataaaaaataccttaaaaaaataatcacaactataAACAACTctcaaaaaaaacacttaaaaaatcctaaatttcttaaaatttcacAGTGGCATTTCCtgtatgaaataaaaacttggaaaagaaaaaaaagaaaaacaaaagaattttgTGGAGGAGGGAGCCTACATCGTAGCTGGTCATGTCGGGTtagagaggagagaaagaaaaacttcCAATAGATGATAGATTCGGTCAGTCTAGCAATAATTGCCAGGCTGTACACATCTCTCTGTGTTCAAAGAgcaccttttcttttgttttcttctctttcaaccAATATCTCCCCCTTCATCCTTGTACTCTCCTGAAATAATCTATCTCCATCTACACACATTACCCGCATGTACTCCACCAGCCTGTTTCTTCTGACCTCTGGCttactcctcctcctcctcctcctcctctgcttcttcttcgtCCTTCTtctaacaaattttaaaatgccTAATTAAAACCACCCTCGCCTTCTCCCTTCTGTGTTTGTGTATTTAAAGTGAAAGGCAAAGGGCAGAAGAACAATGGATCCTTGCCCTTTCGTGCGCTTAACAGTAGGAAATCTGGCTTTAAGAATCCCTGTCGCCTCAAAACCTGCACGCTCTGTGGTTCACCCATCATCTTCTCCCTGTTTTTGCAAAATCAAGCTCAAAAACTTCCCTCTTCAAACGGCTTTCATTCCTTCTCAATTTCCTGAAGGTCAGCTCCAAACTGTAGCTGCCACTTTCCACCTAAGCAAGTCTGATCTCGACCGGCTCGTTGCCAAATCTATTTTCACCAACAAACTCCAACTCAAAATCTCTCTCTATACTGGCCGCCTCGGCACTACTTGTGGAGTTAACTCTGGGAGGTTGTTAGGGAAAGTTTCTGTACCTTTGGATCTGGCGGGAACGGAATCTAGAGGTGTTACGTTTCATAATGGATGGATTTCTATTGGAAAAGAGAGAGTAAAGAGTTCCTCTGCTGTATTTCATTTGAATGTTAAAGCTGAGCCTGATCCaaggtttgtttttcaatttgacgGAGAACCTGAGTGCAGTCCCCAAGTGTTTCAGATCCGAGGCAATATCAGGCAACCTGTTTTTACTTGCAAATTCAGCCTTAGAACCACCGGTGGTGGTGACCGCAATCGGAGATCCATGTTAGtttgttttagggttttaaccttcttgctttttaattttagtaaaatcaagcattaaatatttttaaaaaaaatagagtaaagCGCTGCATTTGTTAATCTCTTAATCcaacttgtttttattaaaaagagaCTAATACAagttaatcatgtttttttaggtgattaagaacttaattatatatctttttgGAGATTATTATCCCGTCTTATTTCGTGCTATGCTTGCTAATCAATGTGGAGCTACTTGTTTCTGTTTTTGCCCAGATCATTGCAAGAGGAGCCCAGCAGCTCAAGGAGCTGGCTAAGTTCATTTGGTAGCGAAAGAGACAGACccctgaaagaaagaaaaggctgGTCAATAACAGTCCATGACTTATCCGGCTCACCAGTTGCCGCAGCTTCAATGGTTACTCCATTCGTACCTTCACCTGGTTCAGACAGAGTAAGCCGCTCGAACCCTGGTTCATGGCTCATCCTCCGCCCTGGAGCTGGTACCTGGAAACCATGGGGCCGGCTGGAGTCCTGGCGCGAGCGCGGCTCGTCTGATGGACTTGGCTACCGTTTTGAACTAATCCCTGACACAAACGGCACTATGAGCGCAGCCAGTATTGTATTAGCCGAGAGCACACTAAGCTCGCACAAAGGAGGCAAGTTTGTAATTGATTTAGGAGTCTGCTCAAACGGACGAACCACGCCGGCAAATTCGGCTTCTCCTGGGTGTAGCCCAAGGGGTAGTGGCGATCACGGTTATGGATTGTGGCCTAATTGTATGCACAGAGGGTTTGTAATGTCGGCTAGCGTGGAAGGAGAAGGGAAGTGCAGTAAACCTGGCGTGGAAGTTGGTGTGCAGCACGTCAGTTGTACTGAAGATGCAGCTGCTTTCGTGGCATTAGCTGCTGCCGTTGATTTGACTATGGATGCTTGTAAGCTTTTCTCGCAACGGTTAAGAAAAGAGCTCTGTCAAGATCAGGATATGCTTGGTTGACAGGGATGATGATTCcggtttgcttttttttttttggcgggGGAGGGGGCGCTTTTACGTTTGTCGTTTTtgtgataattaatttttttcgggTGGATGGATTATAATATTTTCCTGCTACCAAGTACAAACAAATAACTGACTGTGTACAGGGAGCTAGATTAGACAGGCacgctttgttttaatttgagtggctcgtttttatttgtttttaagaaaaaagcgTTATGAAGGTGATGTTTTATATCTtgtttttgtgatatttttttatttaatttttttttattttaaaaatattttgatgtgctaatattaaaaataatttttttaaaaaataaaaataatttaaaaaaaaattaataaaaaatatattaaacaggATTTTATAGGCTCTTATAAGGTTAAGGATGTTGAActggattttaaatattttaaattttaaattatctttttagtgagttttttatattattttaaaataataatgttaaaaaataaaagaaaatattatttttaaaataggacAATTACATGTGAAATTTCTGTTGTagagataattttaataatttttttaaaatattacagttacaataaggataatgtttgtttatttgtaagagataatatttcaaaaataaaaaaaatattagttttaatcttatgatataaataatatttatttaaatttaaaagttattttaaatttaaaaaataaatcatttcagTGTTAAatgaatgttaaaaaataaaaataaaaaattaatttcatttgccataaatatatttttttacaatattatgattg is a genomic window of Populus alba chromosome 5, ASM523922v2, whole genome shotgun sequence containing:
- the LOC118030162 gene encoding uncharacterized protein, translated to MDPCPFVRLTVGNLALRIPVASKPARSVVHPSSSPCFCKIKLKNFPLQTAFIPSQFPEGQLQTVAATFHLSKSDLDRLVAKSIFTNKLQLKISLYTGRLGTTCGVNSGRLLGKVSVPLDLAGTESRGVTFHNGWISIGKERVKSSSAVFHLNVKAEPDPRFVFQFDGEPECSPQVFQIRGNIRQPVFTCKFSLRTTGGGDRNRRSISLQEEPSSSRSWLSSFGSERDRPLKERKGWSITVHDLSGSPVAAASMVTPFVPSPGSDRVSRSNPGSWLILRPGAGTWKPWGRLESWRERGSSDGLGYRFELIPDTNGTMSAASIVLAESTLSSHKGGKFVIDLGVCSNGRTTPANSASPGCSPRGSGDHGYGLWPNCMHRGFVMSASVEGEGKCSKPGVEVGVQHVSCTEDAAAFVALAAAVDLTMDACKLFSQRLRKELCQDQDMLG